The window GATCCGGCGGCAGAAGCATGTGCTGGTGCAAAAGCCGCTCACGCACTCGATCTGGGAGGCACGCCAACTGACGCTCGCCGCGCGGCGGTACCGCGTTGTCTCGAAGATGGGCAACCAAGGACAGGCCTCGGAGCAAACGCGGCGGTTCATCGAGATGATCCGCGCTGGCGCGATCGGTGAGGTGCGCGAGGCTCACATCTGGACCGACCGGCCGATCTGGCTGCAGGGCGCAACGCGGCCGGCGGGTGCGGAGGCTCCGCCGCCGGGCTTTGACTGGTCCAGCTGGCTCGGCCCGGCGCCGGAGCGACCGTTTGTGGCGAAGTGGCCGGCGGATCACCCCGCCCGCGCGATGCGAACATTTCGCCACGAGGCGGTGTATCACCCCTTCGTGTGGCGCGGCTGGTGGGACTTCGGCACCGGTGCGCTCGGCGACATCGGTTGTCACGAGATCAATCCGATTTTTTGGGCGCTCGATGAAATGAAGGGCCCCTTTTCTGTGGAGGCCGAGAGCGGACCGTTCACGGAGGACATGTATCCCGAGTGGTCCATCGTCACCTACACGTTTGCGCGGCCCGCGGGCCGGCCGCCGCTGAAGCTGATCTGGTACGACGGCGGTCGGAAACCTCCCCGGCCGGAAGCGCTGGAGCCCGAGCGCGACTGGGAGAAGATGGATCACGGTGAGCTGTACATCGGTGAGCGAGGTGTGATGCTCGGCAGCCGGCTGCTGCCGGAGGCCGCGATGCGCGAGTATGCAGGCCGGGCACCGCCGCCGTCGCTGCCGCGCTCGCCGGGCCACTACGAGGAATGGATTGCGGCGATCAAGGGGGCGCCGCGCGTGGACAACTCCTTCGATCACGCGGGGCCGTTGACCGAGCTGGTGCTGGCCGGCAACATTGCGATTCGCACCCGACAAAAGCTCGACTGGGATCCGGCTGCGCTGCGGTTCACGAACAGCGATGAAGCCAACCGCTACGTCCGGCGTGAGTATCGGGCCGGCTATGATCTCTGAGCAGCTGCGCGCAGAGGTCCGGCAACGCCTCGCCGCTGCAGTGCGCGAGTTGCGCGAGGCGGTCGCAATCGAGCTGGAGGAGGGCGTGCGCGAGAGCGGGGTGAGCCCCGCGACGCTGGAGAGGCTCGGGCGCTCAGTGGCCGCTGGTTGCATGACGGTGCCTCGGCCGGTGGAGGCTGTGATGCCGCCGCCCGCGGCGACGGTCACGGGTGGTGACCCCGAGTCGAGACTGGAGGAGATCGCCCGGCGCATTGCGGTCTGTACGCGCTGTCCTCTGCATCGCACGCGGAACCGCACCGTGCCGGGTCAGGGCTGCGCGCGGCCAGAGCTAGTGTTTGTGGGCGAGGGGCCCGGCGCGGAAGAAGACCGGCAGGGGCTGGCGTTCGTCGGGCCGGCGGGACAGCTGCTCACCCGGCTGATCACGCGCATGGGGTTCACGCGCGAGCAGGTGTTTATCGCGAACATTGTGAAGTGCCGTCCGACAGAGGGCGGGGCGGGTGTGCGGGACCGGCCGCCGAGCGAAGAGGAAATGGCGGCGTGTCTGCCGTACCTGCAGGAGCAGCTAGAGGTGCTGCGACCCAAGGTGATCGTCTGCTTGGGGGGTACCGCAACGCTGGGGCTGCTGGGGCTCAAAGGCATCACGAAACTGCGGGGGCGCTGGCACGAGTACCGAGGCATTCCCGTGATGCCAACCTATCATCCCTCCTATCTGCTGCGCGCGGGCGGCGACCAAACCACCCGCTTCTGGGAGGTCTGGGACGACATGTGTCAGGTGCTGGAACGCCTCGGCCGGCCCATCCCGCCGACGCCACGCCGTCCGCGTTAGAGCTTGCCGGGATCAACGGGCGGCAACGGAGGGGGGACGGCCCGCGGAAACGACGCGGAACCCCACGTTGAATAGACGTCGCCAAGGGGGATAGGCTGTGCGGATTGTCGGGCGGCACAGCGGGGGCGGATCAAAGAACGAGCCGCCCCTGACCACTCGTTCACCGTCCGGCAGGTCGTCGTTGCGGCCGTCGTGCTCGGCATAGGGATAGGGAGCGTAACGGCTCCGCGTCCACTCCGCGACGTTGCCGATGAGGTCGCACAAACCCAAGGAGTCGGCCCCGAGGGTTCCGACTGGCGCCGTGACGATGTGGCCATCGTCGCCGACGGCCGGCACGCCGGTTTCGCCGTCCAGCAGCAGGTGTTCGATGCCGCCGGTGACGCGCGCGAGCAGCGCGGTGTTCGCAAGACCGAGGAACGTGGCATCGGCGGCGTTCAACCGGCGGGACTGCAGATCCGGCACGCGCGGCCAGCCGGCGAGCCGTGCCGCGTACTCCCACTGCGCTTCGGTGGGAAGATCAAACGGTTCGCCGAGCAGCGCGGACAGGCGCCGGCAGAATTCGCGTGCCTGGTGCCAGGAGACGCGGACCACCGGCTGGGTTGGCCCGTCGAGCGGTAGACCGGGGTCGTCCGGCTCGCGATGTCGCTTTCCGTAACGGCCGCTCAGGTGGCCGGAGACCAGGCGTGCAAACTGTTCGTTCGAAATTTCACAGACGGACATCCAGAATCCCTCGACCTCAACCTGCGTTGCCGGCCGCTCGTCGTCGGCGCCGTCCGCATCGCCCATTTGAACGGTACCGCCCGGCACCCACACCAGCTGAAGGGACAGGCCCTCGCCGAGCGAAATTGTTCGCTGGCGGGCGGTGACGCGGTCGGTTTCGCATTGCCGGGGCCGGGGCGGCGGCAGGGGCGGAGCTGGAGGTCGCGTGGGCGGCGGCGACGGTGGCGTGAAGTCGGGCGGCGGCCGGTAGCGGGGGGTCTCCGGTACCGCCTCAGGGTCGTCGCGGGGCCCACCGGTGATCCGCCACAGCGCCAACCGACGCGCCGGCATGCCCTCCGGCACCGGGACCACCTCGCCCCACGTGCCGTGGTAGGGCGCGTTCAGGTCAATCCAAGTGACCAGCCGATCCCAAGCTTCCGCATCCAAGTGTACGCCGTGGTGGCCGCGTCGCAGCATCTGAACGAGCGGGGAGGTGTCGACGTGGTATTCGCCCGGTACAAGTCGGTCGACCACGTCCTCGATGCCGACCCGGCGGATTCGGGAGACCAGGGCCTCGTAGGCAGGTGAAAAGCGGACCCGGTCGCCCAGCGCCGCGCGCACCGCCGGGTGCATGCGCTGCAGGGTGAGTTTTGAGGGCGTTACGCCGACGTAGCCGGGAACGGCTTCGGCGGGCCGCAGATCCGGCCGGCCGGGGACGGTGCCGTCGTGACACGGACGGCAGTGGTGATCGAGCACCGGCTGAACTTCGCGGTGAAACGCGAAGCCGCGGGGCGGTCCCCGCCATGGTTCAAGGTCGCGCGGCGGGCGTGCGAGCGCGGCAGTGGGGCGTGCCGGCGCGGCTTGGGGTGTCGTCTCGTGGCAACCCACGCACGAGACGTATTCGCCGGGCATCGCGGTCGTCCAGCTCCGCATGAGTTGCACGGCGGCGCCATGCTCGTCGAGAGTCTGGAACGCGATCGGCGTGCGAGCCGGGACGCGGAACAGCGCGGAGCCGTCCTCTTCGATCGGCACCGTTCCGATAATCCGCAGCGGCTCCCACGGACCGTTCAGCCCGATGTAATCAGGGCCGGCAAGGTTGAGGTAGCCGTAGTGATAGGCAATCACCCGGAGCCTGCGGACGGTACCCCGCGGCACGCCTTCAAGCCCCGGCCCCTGGTAAACGTCGTGGATGTAGACGAGCGCGTCGTCGCGCGAGGGATCGGTTCGGTCCGGCAGTGCGGGCGGCCGCGGGCGTGGCGCCAGCGGCATCGGCTCGATCAGCGCGTAGCCGGGCAGCTCGAAGACCGGCGCAAGATTGTCGAACGTGTCCGCCACCGCAAGGCACCACGACGAGGTCGGCGACGCCTTCATCGAGACCAGCAGTGTGGTGTCGTCGATCGGATAGGGCGTGAGGAACAGCGGCCATTCGTTCTGAACCAGCTGGTCGGCGATTCGCCGCTCCCGCGGCCGGCCATCGCCCGTGATCTCGAAGATACCGGCGCCTTCGCCGGCACCGAGCCGGGTATCCACGACGACCAGCCGGCCGCAGCGATGGGGGCCGTGGTAGCCGGACAGAATCGCGACAAGCCGGCCGGGACGCCCCGGCAGTTCGCGGGGAAAGTACAGCGCGTTCGGGTACCACGAGTTGCTGCCGTAGATCGCGCGCTGACCGGTGCCGTCCGGATTCATCACCATCAGCAGCCGCAGGTAAATATGGCTGATGCCAGCATACTCCCAGCGGCTGTACACGATCTGGCCGTTGGAGAGCACCGCGGGGTGCAGGTTGTGATCCTGATCAAAGCAGAGCTGACGCCAGCTCCGCCCGTCGGGTTCCAACCGGTAGAGGTTCGCGACCTTTTTCTGGCCGTGCCAGCAGGGAACAGACTGGAATGTTGCCGTCGCGCCGAACACCAGGCCGCCATCGGGGAGCCACGCCGCATCAAAGACGTCGACGTCGTCCGGAAACTCGCCGATCACTCGAACTTCGCGGCCGTCCGGCGTCATCGTGCAGAGCCGCCACGCATGCGGGAATGACCGCGTGAACACGAGGCGCTGTGCGTCCCAGTCGAGGTCAAACTCGCCCACGTAGCCGCCGTCGGAGGGCTCAAAGATCGTCGTCCAACGGAAACCGTCAGCGTCGCGGTCCAAGCGACCGATCGCGTTGTCGTGTCCGTCGCGCTCGATCGAGCTGTTGCACTCGTGGTTGGAGGGCAGCGCAATTTCGCGACCGGGGTCGCGGCTGATCGAGAGCCGCGGGTTGGCGCCCACGCGCCGGCGTACCGCAACCGGGTTGTGCGGCCGGCGACGGACCACCAACAGCGGCGTGTTGCGCAGCCGAGGGTGATCGAGCATCACGGCCCGGCGAAACTCCTGCAAGCGGCTTGCAAGGTCCTCGGCCACCTCGGGCGCGGTCGCCACATCGAGGTCGCGTCGGAGTGCGGCCAACCGCTCCAGGTGCGTTTCTGCCCGCGCGGCCGAACCGTAGCGCGCCGCTCGGTCGCGCAGCGTCCGCTCAAGGGCCGGCAGACGGTGCTGCCGCCACAGCTCAAGCTCGTCTGGGGATGATCGCGGAGCCGGCAGTTCCGCTCCTACAAGCCCCGCCAGCGTGACACTCCAGCCGGTCGCAATTGCGAGGGCCTGGTGCATCGTCACCAACAGTAGTCGGGAGCAGATGCTCCCACGCGAGTCGGATCGCGTCAAACCCCGCTGGGTGTTGCGCTCGTCGTGCCGCAAGTCGGGGGCGGGTCGTCCCGGCCGGCCGCAAAGGAGGTCCGGACGGTGTTGAGCGCAGCGATCGCGCGGGCGGCGAACCTCTGGGCGCGTTCCGTCCGCGCGCACGGTGTGGGGAGGGGCGGCAGGAGCCCGAGATTCGCCTTGATCGGCTGGAAGGTGTCGGGCGCAGAGGTCACCAGCGCGCGCAACAGGCTTCCGATCATCGTTTCATCCGGCCAGGCGGGAGGGGGACGACCGAGGACCGCGGCCGCGGCGGCACAGCCCGCGACCAGGCCGGTCGCAATGTTGCCGAGGTAGCCCTCAACACCGCAGAGCTGCCCCGCGATCCAACAGCCGGCTACGCCACGCAACTGCAGCGAACGGTCGAGCAGCAGCGGTGCACAGAGGTAGGTGTTGCGGTGCATTTGTCCGAACCGAAGAAACCGTGCATTTTGCAAGCCCGGCACCAGCCGGAACACCCGTTGCTGTTCCGATTCGCGAAGGTTGGTCTGACATCCGACGAGGTTCCAGCGCTCTCCGGCGGCATCTTCCCGCCGCAATTGCAGCACCGCGTACGGGCGCCGCCCGGTGCGCGGATCGCGTAGGCCGACCGGTCGCAGCGGTCCGAACGCCGGCGCCTCTCGTCCGCGGCGCGCCAGCAGCTCGATCGGCAGACACCCTTCAAAGAGGGGGCCCTGGCCCGCGCGCACCCCCTGCTCGATGTCTCGTTCGAACTCGCGCAACGGCGCGCGCTCCGCCGAAATCAACGCATCCACGAACCGCTCGTACTCCTCCCGCGTGAACGGACAGTTCAGATAGTCGCCTGCGCCACTCGCGTCGCGCCCGTACCGCGAGGCCGCAAACGCGATCGAACGGTCCACCGTGGCGCCATCCACGACCGGCGAGATCGCGTCGAAGAAGAACAGATGATCCCTACCGGTCAGTCGTGCGAGCGCGCCGGCCAGTGCCGGTGAGGTCAGCGGACCGCTGGCGATGATCACGGGCGACGGCGGCACCGCGAGGACCTCTTCGCGGATCAGTTCGATGAGCGGTTCGGCCTCAATGGCGGCGGTGACGGCCGCCGCGAAGCGGTCGCGGTCCACCGCGAGTGCGCCTCCGGCCGGAACCGCGGTCACGCTCGCGCAGCGCAGCAACAACGAACCGCATGAGATCAGTTCGGTCATCAGCAGCCCGGAGGCGCGGTCCGGCAGCATGGATCCAAGTGAGTTGGAACACACCAGTTCTGCGAGCCGGTCGGTGCGGTGGGCACCGGTCATCCGGGCGGGACGCATTTCAAACAGACGCACCCGGATGCCGCGACGGGCCAGCTGCCAGGCCGCTTCGCAGCCAGCCAGCCCGCCACCGACCACCGTGACCGGTCCGGTCGAGGTCATTGTGCGGAGGTGATGCCGTCGCCGTCCCGATCGCGGGCGGCGGCCCGGGACCGGGATCGGGCGCCCGCCAGCAGCGCGGCCAGTAGCGCGGCGGCCGCGACACCGGCCCCGATCCATCCGAGCAGCGAGAGCGCGGTGACGATCGCACCAGCGATCAGCACCCCCAGCGCAATCGCGCCCATCGAGCGGACCGGCGGCATGCCGAGCAGAGCGGCCGCCATCGCGCCGGTCCAGGCGCCGGTCGCGGGAAGCGGAATCGCGACAAACAGCGCCAACCCCCACCACTCGTACCGCGGGATGTCCGCCGCTTTCCGCCGCACTCTCGCCAGCAGCCGCTCGACTAGCCGTTCTCCAAACCGGCTTCGACTGGCCCACCGCGTCACCGGGTTCAGCAGCAGCAGGATCAGCGGGATCGGCGCGAGGTTGCCGACCACCGAAACCGCGAGCGCCCGCCACCAGCTCATCTTGAAATGATGGATGCCGATCGGCACCGCACCGCGCAACTCGACCACCGGCAGCGCCGCGATCGCGGCGACAGCCAGATCGTCCGACGCGCCGCGCGCCCGCAGCGCCTCCGCCACACGTTCGCCACGGCGGGACGGCTCAACCCCCTCCGTACCGGCGCCGACGGCAACGGCCGCCAACCACACGCCCAACACAAGGCCGCCGAAGTGCATGGCGGGTCTTATCGCGTCCGTCCCCCCCGAATGCAAGACGCATCGCTGCTGGCCGACCGGATTGCCCTGACGGCGGAGCGGGCGGATATTCAGGACCATGAACCGGATGCCGACCCCGGACACCAGCCGGCCCCGACAACGGATTCTCTACCTTTGCACCGGGAACTCCTGCCGGAGCCAGATGGCGGAGGGGTGGACCCGCGCGCTGAAGGGCGATCAGTTCGAAGCGTGGTCCGCCGGCATTGAGGCGCACGGCCTCAATCCTCTTGCGGTGCGTGTGATGGCGGAGGCGGGCGTGGACATTTCCGGGCAGCGGTCCAAGCGCGTTGAGGAGCTTGGAGATTTGCCGTTCGATGTGATCGTGACCGTCTGCGACCACGCGCGGGAGAGCTGCCCGGTGATCCCTGGTGGCGCACGGCGGGTGCATCGCGCCTTTGAGGACCCTCCGCGGCTGGCGGCGGGCGCCCGAACGGAGGAGGAGGCGCTGATGCATTACCGGCGGGTGCGCGACGAAATCCGGGCCTTCGTCGAGCGCCTGCCGGAGAGCCTCATGGACGATCCGCCCCCCCCGGCAGCCTGTGCCCGCTGAGTCGGGGGCGCGAGTGAAGTCCGAGCAATCGATTTGCATCCGGGGTCGCCCGGCGGTATACGGAGGACCGCATGCGCGGCGGGCTCCGGATGCGCCCGCCCCGTGAATCCAGCAAGGAGAGCACGAATGAGAACGAGACTGTCGAGGCGATCGTTTCTGAAGACCGCCGGCGCGGCGTCCACGATTGTCTGGGGCGCTCCCTCCATCCTGCGCGGTCAGCTCAACGAACAAAAGCTGCGTGTGGCGTTTGTTGGTGTCGGCGGGCGCGGGGCCGAACACGTGAAGCAGGCGTTCGACAACGGCTGCGAGTGTCCCTGTTATTGCGACGTAGACACCCGGCGCTTCGGTGAAGCGGCGAAGCGATGGCCCAACGCGCGCGCCTACCAGGATTACCGCAAGATGTTCGACAAGGAGGCCGGGAACTTCGATGTGGTGATGGTCGCGACGCCCGACCATCAGCACTACGGGCCCACCGCGCTGGCGATGCAGGCCGGCAAGCACGTCTACACGGAGAAACCTCTGACGCACACGATCTGGGAGGCCCGGCAGCTGTTCCTCGCGTACCAAAAGTATCCGAAGCTGGTGACGCAGATGGGCAACCAGGGCCATGCGAACGAGGGGAACCGGCTGATTGTGGAGTGGATTCAGCAGGGGGCGATTGGAACCGTAAAAGAAGCCCACTGCTGGACAAACCGACCGATCTGGCCCCAGCCGGTCACGACGCCTGAGGGTGAAGACCCTGTGCCGCCCGAGCTGGACTGGGACTGCTGGATCGGGCCGGCGCCGTGGCGCAAGTACAAGGCGAAGTCGCCCAACGGCAAGGACGTCTATCACCCCTTCTCCTGGCGCGGCTGGTGGGACTTCGGTGGCGGTGCGCTGGCGGACATGGCCTGCCACACCAT of the Kiritimatiellia bacterium genome contains:
- the trmFO gene encoding methylenetetrahydrofolate--tRNA-(uracil(54)-C(5))-methyltransferase (FADH(2)-oxidizing) TrmFO gives rise to the protein MTSTGPVTVVGGGLAGCEAAWQLARRGIRVRLFEMRPARMTGAHRTDRLAELVCSNSLGSMLPDRASGLLMTELISCGSLLLRCASVTAVPAGGALAVDRDRFAAAVTAAIEAEPLIELIREEVLAVPPSPVIIASGPLTSPALAGALARLTGRDHLFFFDAISPVVDGATVDRSIAFAASRYGRDASGAGDYLNCPFTREEYERFVDALISAERAPLREFERDIEQGVRAGQGPLFEGCLPIELLARRGREAPAFGPLRPVGLRDPRTGRRPYAVLQLRREDAAGERWNLVGCQTNLRESEQQRVFRLVPGLQNARFLRFGQMHRNTYLCAPLLLDRSLQLRGVAGCWIAGQLCGVEGYLGNIATGLVAGCAAAAAVLGRPPPAWPDETMIGSLLRALVTSAPDTFQPIKANLGLLPPLPTPCARTERAQRFAARAIAALNTVRTSFAAGRDDPPPTCGTTSATPSGV
- a CDS encoding SUMF1/EgtB/PvdO family nonheme iron enzyme — translated: MHQALAIATGWSVTLAGLVGAELPAPRSSPDELELWRQHRLPALERTLRDRAARYGSAARAETHLERLAALRRDLDVATAPEVAEDLASRLQEFRRAVMLDHPRLRNTPLLVVRRRPHNPVAVRRRVGANPRLSISRDPGREIALPSNHECNSSIERDGHDNAIGRLDRDADGFRWTTIFEPSDGGYVGEFDLDWDAQRLVFTRSFPHAWRLCTMTPDGREVRVIGEFPDDVDVFDAAWLPDGGLVFGATATFQSVPCWHGQKKVANLYRLEPDGRSWRQLCFDQDHNLHPAVLSNGQIVYSRWEYAGISHIYLRLLMVMNPDGTGQRAIYGSNSWYPNALYFPRELPGRPGRLVAILSGYHGPHRCGRLVVVDTRLGAGEGAGIFEITGDGRPRERRIADQLVQNEWPLFLTPYPIDDTTLLVSMKASPTSSWCLAVADTFDNLAPVFELPGYALIEPMPLAPRPRPPALPDRTDPSRDDALVYIHDVYQGPGLEGVPRGTVRRLRVIAYHYGYLNLAGPDYIGLNGPWEPLRIIGTVPIEEDGSALFRVPARTPIAFQTLDEHGAAVQLMRSWTTAMPGEYVSCVGCHETTPQAAPARPTAALARPPRDLEPWRGPPRGFAFHREVQPVLDHHCRPCHDGTVPGRPDLRPAEAVPGYVGVTPSKLTLQRMHPAVRAALGDRVRFSPAYEALVSRIRRVGIEDVVDRLVPGEYHVDTSPLVQMLRRGHHGVHLDAEAWDRLVTWIDLNAPYHGTWGEVVPVPEGMPARRLALWRITGGPRDDPEAVPETPRYRPPPDFTPPSPPPTRPPAPPLPPPRPRQCETDRVTARQRTISLGEGLSLQLVWVPGGTVQMGDADGADDERPATQVEVEGFWMSVCEISNEQFARLVSGHLSGRYGKRHREPDDPGLPLDGPTQPVVRVSWHQAREFCRRLSALLGEPFDLPTEAQWEYAARLAGWPRVPDLQSRRLNAADATFLGLANTALLARVTGGIEHLLLDGETGVPAVGDDGHIVTAPVGTLGADSLGLCDLIGNVAEWTRSRYAPYPYAEHDGRNDDLPDGERVVRGGSFFDPPPLCRPTIRTAYPPWRRLFNVGFRVVSAGRPPSVAAR
- a CDS encoding Gfo/Idh/MocA family oxidoreductase; protein product: MRTRLSRRSFLKTAGAASTIVWGAPSILRGQLNEQKLRVAFVGVGGRGAEHVKQAFDNGCECPCYCDVDTRRFGEAAKRWPNARAYQDYRKMFDKEAGNFDVVMVATPDHQHYGPTALAMQAGKHVYTEKPLTHTIWEARQLFLAYQKYPKLVTQMGNQGHANEGNRLIVEWIQQGAIGTVKEAHCWTNRPIWPQPVTTPEGEDPVPPELDWDCWIGPAPWRKYKAKSPNGKDVYHPFSWRGWWDFGGGALADMACHTMDCVFWAMDPLAPVEVEVLECGEMPEGNFPAFSKLRFRFPAKGNQPAFDFYWYDGGQKPAKPEILEADRELPKTGALFIGTKGGLLSAGDYGDSPRLIPESHMQAVGKPKPTIERSPGHFKEFFMACRGEKPREYARSNFGYAARFTELVLLGNLALRAGRGKTFGWDSANMKVTGIPELQQFVDKKYRAGWEYRTI
- a CDS encoding uracil-DNA glycosylase gives rise to the protein MISEQLRAEVRQRLAAAVRELREAVAIELEEGVRESGVSPATLERLGRSVAAGCMTVPRPVEAVMPPPAATVTGGDPESRLEEIARRIAVCTRCPLHRTRNRTVPGQGCARPELVFVGEGPGAEEDRQGLAFVGPAGQLLTRLITRMGFTREQVFIANIVKCRPTEGGAGVRDRPPSEEEMAACLPYLQEQLEVLRPKVIVCLGGTATLGLLGLKGITKLRGRWHEYRGIPVMPTYHPSYLLRAGGDQTTRFWEVWDDMCQVLERLGRPIPPTPRRPR
- a CDS encoding arsenate reductase ArsC translates to MNRMPTPDTSRPRQRILYLCTGNSCRSQMAEGWTRALKGDQFEAWSAGIEAHGLNPLAVRVMAEAGVDISGQRSKRVEELGDLPFDVIVTVCDHARESCPVIPGGARRVHRAFEDPPRLAAGARTEEEALMHYRRVRDEIRAFVERLPESLMDDPPPPAACAR
- a CDS encoding Gfo/Idh/MocA family oxidoreductase; the encoded protein is MTTLRRRDCLRVAAGWMIVRPWVVGRGGEPPPSERVRIAGIGVGGKGMSDLEGVAPGNEIVALCDADPNRAQGARKKFPSARFFTDFRRMFDEMSDSFDAVVISTPDHIHFPAALWAIRRQKHVLVQKPLTHSIWEARQLTLAARRYRVVSKMGNQGQASEQTRRFIEMIRAGAIGEVREAHIWTDRPIWLQGATRPAGAEAPPPGFDWSSWLGPAPERPFVAKWPADHPARAMRTFRHEAVYHPFVWRGWWDFGTGALGDIGCHEINPIFWALDEMKGPFSVEAESGPFTEDMYPEWSIVTYTFARPAGRPPLKLIWYDGGRKPPRPEALEPERDWEKMDHGELYIGERGVMLGSRLLPEAAMREYAGRAPPPSLPRSPGHYEEWIAAIKGAPRVDNSFDHAGPLTELVLAGNIAIRTRQKLDWDPAALRFTNSDEANRYVRREYRAGYDL
- a CDS encoding small multi-drug export protein; translation: MHFGGLVLGVWLAAVAVGAGTEGVEPSRRGERVAEALRARGASDDLAVAAIAALPVVELRGAVPIGIHHFKMSWWRALAVSVVGNLAPIPLILLLLNPVTRWASRSRFGERLVERLLARVRRKAADIPRYEWWGLALFVAIPLPATGAWTGAMAAALLGMPPVRSMGAIALGVLIAGAIVTALSLLGWIGAGVAAAALLAALLAGARSRSRAAARDRDGDGITSAQ